From the Corythoichthys intestinalis isolate RoL2023-P3 chromosome 6, ASM3026506v1, whole genome shotgun sequence genome, the window CTGCACTCTGACGCTACCTCAAAGAGAGCCCCGATTTAGGCAAGCTGATTGCAACCCCTGATTTACGGGCTCCTATGGGCTAACAAGAGGTCAGGTACACTGTTGATCAGGGTAGTCTTTCATTGCACCAACCAGCAGACAGCACGGTGATGAGTTAGCACTCTGGTTGCCAAGGTAACCTTTGATAGTTGGAAGGGACATGGTAGTGAATGCTGAGGAAATTGAAGCAGGCGGCTGGTTTCCTAGCAGCAAGATGAGATAGAAGTCATAGAAGGCTTTTCTCCATCCAGACTCTTTGTTTTAGGAgaattttaggattttttttcacttgaACTCAGAGGACATTAGTGTATAGCATACACCATTAACATGCCTTGTTTCTAAGCTTAGCTTTTAACTGCGTTATCTCCTACAGCAATATCAAGCCATTCAAAAATGTGTAATTTCCTATGTCGCATTAATAGCTTACTCCTTAAAAAATCGTTCCTAACTGAAGAACACAACAATAATTTGTTCTGCATTTTTATCATTTGGCTTTACTTATGTTACACTGCTTGCATGTACAAGTTCTGTTTGCTTGATGTTGCttattcacattttttaatgtgtacatcaaatgttttttattggttaaaagaatatTGACCCTAACTTTggttgcttttttattttgaacgTACTGTAacattttgtttgcattttcaGTGCTCATCATTGTTTCctttatttgatttgatttctTTTCATTAGATGATTAAATGAATCATTACACAACCCACTATTTGATGGACAGCTTTGGATCCCGTAACCAAAGGTAATATCATGCTGCCCTTTTAATAACTCCTTGTCCTTCTCCTATCCATGGTTCCCATCCTGTCttacatttgcatttttttttttttttttaaatcagcccCGAAAACTTGACCCAACCTGTCCAGTACTTCTACATCAGGCTTACCAATTTTCAAGTTCACTAACACCTgtcctttttcatttttgaagtaTTTGCTACTAGCCTTTTGTCTCCTGTGAACTTTCTACTCTATCTATTATTTACCTATAAGGTAAATAAGGTATATCAACATGACATCTTGAGATTTTCATTCTCAAGCAAAGTGCTCAACCACTGTAAGAACACTTTGTTTTTAACATTTTCATGCTGATCACTTGTTTTTCTGTATATTTTACTACAATCTCTTTCTTGGGGTCCAGGTGGAGAAAAATGAGGATGTGGACCAGAAAATTGAGCAGGATGGTACCCCTAACAAACCTGAAGACAACAAGGCCCATAAGGCAGCGACCAAAATACAGGCCAGCTTCCGCGGACACATAACTCGGAAAAAGATGAAAGATGGAGAAGAAGAGAAGGACGGAGACAATCCTGCTGCTGCAGAAGAAGCAACAGAGGGTGGCGAGGAGGTGAAGAAAGCAGAAGCCGAAGAAGGGAATGCCacagaagaaaaggaaaaaaaggaagAGGAAACGAGCCAAGCCAAAAGTCCAGTGGCAGAAAAGCCTGCTAACTCACCAGCAGCCGCTGTTCCCTCTCCTGCAGGAGCAGCAACGTCTCCTGTAGGGGCAGCACCTGCCGCTTGTCCCGCAGCATCCTCTGAGCCCCCCAAAGAGGAGCCCAAGGCTGAGGAGAAAGCTGAAGAGAAGCCCAAAGAGGTGGAGGCTCCAGCCGCAGCAAAGAGTCCCACCACAGCCACAGTTGAGGAGAAGGCGGAGGAGAAAAAAGAGGCGGCCAGACAAGCCGATGTGCCTGCTGCTGTCAGCCCGGCAGCTGAGAAGGAGGAGCTTGACCAAACAAAAGATAAAGGTATGGTTTATTGCTATTAAAGTACAGTATACAATATTTCTTACcaagaaaatatattaaaaagaaaaatctcaaaacaaaaaaaattgcagaGATCTTCAACTTTATCGTAAACTTTGTAGGTACTGTATGTACATCTTAAACTCCGCTGAGATTACCATAAATAAACTGCAACGTCCCCCCCTTAAAACTAcggtagttaaattcccttgttttcactaTGAATCTACTAGaagtaagtgaaattatctgacagtgcttcaaataaattttactctcttagatttcttgaaacaacaaaattaaagcttaacagacttacttTAAGCAATAAATGTGTATATTTAGTCttaaaagcttgtttgtcagaaatgttcttaattgaagaatatatattgttcaaaacattttttgaggacaaatttttcttgatttaggtttaaaaaaaaaacaattcttagatgtatgggcttagtaagaagaaatagtaatatttacttaaagtaagtggaataatctgatgcattaatctgttaacttgtCTTTAACACTCGAAACAAgacggagaaaattatttgaccagATTTAAGAAAAAGAATCTGATTaatcgttataaatttgcagcgtGGCCCCTTGCGTagtagtgggaaaggggtattgaGTTCAGACTAATATGATCTTTGAAATACCCAATAAAAATAATTGATGGCTTCCCTATCATCCTCTTGGCAAGCACCACAGAAAATAActtttgccatgtcataaagaTTTAAAGATTCTTGGCAGACCTCTGGTGGTTAATAGAGACACCAACGCGCCAACTGTAATATTATACATTACGAAACCATGCAatctttaaatttaattttaaaacaagTCATAGCTGGCACTGCCATGTAAAAATGCACTGGTTTTCCTTATGTTTGTGACATCACAAAGCTCGATCATATATGCGCTTCTGCCAATGAAAAATTACCTTTAGATTTTTACACAAAACCCAGAAGGCTGTATAACCAGCAAACTTGGGAAATTATTCCAAAAACTCCAATTGGTTTGCCAATTAAATTGGTACTTTTTTACTAAGCATAAGATGCATTGGAAGGATAGAAATCAATGTAACTCGAGTAATTGTGGTCCAGGGATTTTCCTGTCTGGGACAGACAGGTACAGTAGTTAATGGAGCATGCTCACTCTGGAATAAGTGGGGGCGTgagacactcacacacacatacacactgaaAAACGCGCACACCAACTGGAGCGCTACACTGAATCTAGGTCACCAAGCAGCAATGTCTCTGCGTTGTCATAGTTACCACCTCGATGGGATAGCTGGCCTGCATAGAGCAGAGCAAAGATAACAGGTGTTCTGATTCAGATGAATGATTAATGGGCCTTACCGGTCAAGATCCACAACAGGGGTGTCTATCACACACCAGGAACCGCTGGCCCCCATCTACTTGATTAACAGAACTTAGTTCCCAGTACACACATAAAgaataaaaatcttttttcttcCTGATTTGCATTATGTTAAGTAATTACAAGGTAAGGTGTGCTGCTgatcatttacattttaaataaaaaaacaagtgtTTGTTTGGTCACATTTTGAATATCTGTGAAGATGCTAAAAATCTTAATGTGTGTTTGGTGCTTTTGGTGAAAATAATGATCACAACTTTTGGGAGGGAAGTGATAATAACCGCGTTTTGTACACTTATACCATTACCCTCGATTGACTAGATCAAGTGGGTGCAAAACCACCTCACAGATCTGATGATGAGTTCGGCTCTTGTGAGGAGTTTGCGTGTCTGTCACTGTGCTTCTGTGAGTTGTCTCTGGATACACCTGTTGAGTCCTACGCATATTCCAAAATCATGCATGTCAGATCCATTGAAGACTAATGTGATGTCTGCACTTAGCAGAGTTCTTAAAAACTGAGGATCCTGTCGTCATTcgtcctggaaaaaaaaaaaaactaaaccaccatgtttgtaaataaaaaagcacACTCGTTCGCTTTTAAGTACAATCATAACAATGCGCGAcaaataattgtccataatcTCGTCCTTCACATGTGTTCCTCAAGATGGAGCAGTGCTAGAGTTTGcaaataaatggaagcaaaaagcacctgtctaatcATTAGATCCAAACCCACTGCAAATGGCTCTATGTTGACTCTAAATTTAAACaatggtctcatgtgtgacataggaacaaagtttgtcgcagacAATAACATTTCCACAGTTAAACCTTGGGTTAGCAGTGCCCATATGACGGTGCTACAAATGCAGAATTtgcacatcttcactttggtaccagtttttaagaaccctcgttttcaatgcccaaaaaatgtgtgtgcgtgtgcattATAGGCCAAAGTGAAGAAAAAGTTCTTCTTTTCGTCAAATAACCTGCTACCtgtagacatggcctaaatTCTATGCATGAATATGAGTGTGaatgttatatttttaaaatatgtgatcTGCTATTGGGTTGGAAGCCTATCTAGCTAACTTTTGGCCATAccctcagaggtgggtagtaacacattacatttactctgttacatttacttaactttttgtgaaaaatgtTCTTCGAAGAGTAGTTATACTAAGCtatgctttttacttttacttgcgtagatttgtgaagaagaaacaccacTCTTActacactactttgggctacactcgtcgttacatttttcctctctgTTCTACTTAttacatttgactttttttttgtgccagtGATCAGCAAcaatggctctaccagtttcaccaatgagacgtcgcaaaaataatcacgtcttcattataccaattagactcaagcttgcatttctatgatcacgctggcttgttcaatcatgtggggtCTTTAAAGtaccataaaaaatgaagtatttgacagagtgccatcaacatgactcgaaaatgCGGACTTTAACCTCTCTCTCAATTTTTATTTCGCACCGAATGACCATGGAAAACAGGAaacgatccttttaatttcatatggGAAATATTTTTACTACACTAGAGGgtgctcatgctctttggaggaatgctgcttcatttctgtagattttttttctctcaccggaattcaatgattttttttttttttttttggtgattctttggcttaatgtggttatgtataggttatagtacagaataataacaacagttcaaaTAGGTAACTttgtactgagaaaaaaaaaaacgtttaaaaaaaaatcaaacatcataGGTAATTTTGCGctgagaaaaaaacacatggttaaaaaacaaatcaaacatcataagcatgcattcattttccaagtctcttatcctcacaaggacaTCATAAGCGGTTACtcccaatgttactcattacttgagtagttttttcatcaaatacatttttacatagatattttgtatgactacttttacttttgtagtattaattattaatcatatataattattttgtaatattattttgaaataacgctACTGTTAAATGAGTATTTTTTtggggctactctacccaccttttGCATACCATTAACTGGATTGCTAGCTAATTCCATCTATATAAACAACCATTCAttcacatacatacagtactacAGAAAAACTACATTTCAAATGACCTAACGTGCatgtttttgtcatttctgAGAAATCCTGGAGCAACTTGTCGCAAAACCTGTGcaagcacagggagaacatgcattCACGCAGAAAGGCTAGAACCGAGAGCTGAACACGAGCCTCAAAACTGTGAAGCAGACATGCAAAATACTAACTTCTAAAagctacatttagtgtgtgaaaaTTTTCAATTTGGACCGACAGAAAATGCTTCTGAGTAACCTTACAAAGTAAAACTGGTCAGTCCTGCATGAGTTAGTTGTGTGCCTTAACGGTTGGTGTGAATGTTTGTGTGAATAGTTGGCTTCTCTATGTGTTAACCCGTTTTTGACTGTAAGGCTCTAacccagtggtctccaaactattccacatagggccgcagtgggctcagaatttcattccaacaaaacaagaccacaacTTTTcaacaatctggtgttttataagtgtaatcagttaattgcagtcaggtgctgcttgttttagtagaacccacattggttaaaaggtctgtgcttgatcggtatgaacaaaaaccaagacccacagcggccctcgaggaccagtttggagacccctgctctaaccAGTCTCTCACCGcagtcacaaaacaaaacaaaataaagaaaAGCAGTAAAGttggtttaaaaataataacaataatagaaGAAATGATGATAGGAGTGATCTCACCTGCACACACCATTTTGGCAACTTAGAAAGTGCTCATATTAATGAGATATGACTCATCATGTCTTGAGTCATATCCACCCTTATAAATCAATGTATAAGCATTTAGACATGATCAGTCTGCTTCACCTCTTTCCCCTTTACACTGACTCAGAAGCATATACACATACACGCCATCATCCCAGTTTCAGATGCGATGATGTCATCCTTCTGTGTCTCCTCTATTAAAAGAGGGTGATCTAATTGTATAAGAGCCAATGACGTCTCCACTTAGTTTCTGGAAGTTCAAAAAGAATGAGGTGTTATTATAAACCATCGGGTGAGCACACATTTTGCAATTTCTTTAGTACTACTCAGATTTCCTTTTTCACTGCAagcaaaaatattgctacatgtTGGATCATGGATCATCAACTTCTTTAGATGTTTCTGCTTGTGGTTTACCCTTGGGTGATCACATCTTATCAGATATGACAGGCTGAGGTACTCTCCCTTTAAATATTTAAAGGGCCCATTAGGAGAACGCGCCCTGCTTATTATTTACAGCCTTTATGATATCTTTGACATGAGCAACTTCTGGTTTACACACAGAGCACTTACAGTTTGTGTGAGCAATATCAGACAACACTTTAACTggaattttaataaatgttttaatgTTGATTATCTCTAAAGACCAGAAGGAGTCTTATAATTATTTAAGGCCCTGATGTGAAAATCCTTTTTCTTTGGTTCATTTTCCAGTCTGCTTTTATTCTCTATTCCGTTAGTTTATTTCCTGCCTTTCATCCTTTCATTCTCTCTCAGATGCTGCAGATGAGTCTAAAGCAGAGGACGATACCCCAGCAGATGCAGCGCCAGAGGCCACCGAGAGCAAGGAGGACTGAAGCAGAGTCTAACCTCCAAATTGAAGAATTAcgagaaagaagaaaaacagaaaaacaaaaatctaaaAAGGTTGCTCTTTGTTTTCCCAGTACAAAGGCAgcccatttttatttgtttgtcatttttgtgtGGCAATGATTTTCTCATGTTGGGGGAGTTTCCAGCGTGAAGTTTTTTGGCTCAAGCTAATACTATGATGACGTGGTgatgatgttgttgttgttgatgatTCTGAAATATGATTGTTATGATGATGAGGAGGAAGATTTGCTTTCCAGCATCTTTTGCTATGTATTGTAGAGGGTTTGGCAGTGGATTTTGAAACTCCCAACTGGATAGGtacacattttaatatgtaCAGCAAATAAAACTCAACTTTATTTGCTTTACAATGCCCTTTCTTACAcattaaaagatttaaaaaaaatctgtgcacgcacaaaaaaaaagctggttTTAACATGCAAGTTTTCATTATCATCCAAGTGTATTGAAAACACatcaaacaggaaataaaaacaTAACATGATAAGAATGTATACTTAAATGTGTCTCATTTCCAGTTGGAGAGCTGTATACcacaacatatactgtatgacaaTACTATTATTCTCACTCTGCTTGAGTCGTTCAAGCTTGAATAACGCCACTTTTACAAACTGTCATTACCCTCATTTGCTGAAAAGGACCTGATGCCATTGAAATGCCATGAACGTATAATAAACTTTAGAAATCCGCTGTAGTATTATTATGTGAAAATTTTTATTCTGCCAACCAAATATGAGAGCAGTAGCATGAACCATCGAACCAGATGCATGATGGGAACTCTCCCTCTGAGAGGAACTTTTTCGCATTTACGAAATCTTAAGAGGTGTGGCGGCTTCTTTTTGATGTCTTTGGTGTTGTTATGACAGTTTATATGAATTGGGAAAATACTCTTGCAcagatgttaagaaaaaaaaatacataaaaaagagAAACACACAAAtgatcaaacaaagaaaaatttctTATGTTTCAGTGAGTGCAATGTCCAGTTTCAACCTAACAAAGAGTTCCAACCTGTGaggaaaaacattacaaatggTTTCAAtgtctgttttcaaaataaagcaaatgtgccaATTACCAATATTAACTGTGGTGTTTGTTTCAAACGTTGCTGTAATTAGAAGGAATTAGATTTTGAACCTTGACCCGTGCCTTCCAAGGTGTTTTTATTGCATGTTATCCTGCATATCTTTTCTCTGTAGAGCTTTCTTCCACATTCCACCAACATGCATGATCTGCAAGATCCTTAATTGTACATTGGTGTGAATTTGCAGTATGTGCTGAGGTTGACTGTCAACCACGTCAATGAGTACGCTGCCTTTCACTCTGAGTTCGGCTTCAGCCTATCTGCGACCATGATGAGGACGAGCCGtacattattattacaatagaaGACATCACCATCATGTTGCCAAAAGATAAACACCCCTACAATAACAACTAGCATTACAAAACTCGTTTTACACACCTTAACTGTCACAATTAAAACGTCTCCTGAAACTAGTACAACAGTTCGATTTGAGCCTTCAAATAGtttgtttgttataattgtTATAACCGGAATTGTTATAACCGTTAATTAAATATAGGACCTGATCTTTCCTGCTACATACTTCATTCTATTCTACATAACTGTACAGATTGAATGGCTTACTTGTTTTTACACAACTTCTGCAACATTCCTCGGAACTGCCAAACTGCTTTCAGACTAGGCCAGTGAGCTACTACCCATGAGGTCTTTGGGGTTACCTGCGCGTGACAAGTTGTTGACCACTAAGCTATACAATACATAACATAAATTCTTGCACTGTTCTTATATAACTGTTTCTCACTTTAACTGGAACAACACAAGGTTAGTGTCAAATTTATGCACAATTAATTCCACTAATGTacttggaaaaacaaaaaaacgcggtCATCTGCGACAGCCAGATATTGTAGCACGCCTGTCACTACTTCAAACTATTAGCAATAACATGCGAGCTTCGAGAAAACGTGACACAAACCGAAGGCTAAAGGTAATGACTAAATACACCTTTTCCCCCACTCCTAAAAAGACAATGTTGTATTGGACTGTTTCTGGAAAAGCAAATACGGCCGCGGGCTGAAGCAAGTCAGTATTGATTGGTTAACAAAGGAAGGCACATTTACTCATAAGACTTAAGATTGATGAGATCACCGTTGACCACTGTTTGACAAAGTCAAGGTATGTTACAAATTAATACTTTATATTACTGTGTTCAAATAGCGATTGCAACAAATTAGTGTGTGCAGATAGCATTGGTCAAAAAATGCTATTGCTGATATCGAGGGACGTAATGTCAATAATCAGCATGGGAAACATAATTTACATCACAGTGAGAGCATTACTTAGTTTTAGCAATAAAAGGGTACTGTTACTATTGTAGTCATAAGTAGCTGCtaacatgtctgatattttgttTGTCTTCCAGATTTTGTACTGGGTTCAAAAAAGTAACATTTTCTACAACAAGCATGAATGTGCTACTATAAACTGAAAGTTGTGACCAAAAGATGGTGTATGCCTTCTACTGGCTAACTCCTAACCTAGTGGCAGCAATAAGTCGGCAATTAATCAGCTCTGATACAAATGTGTGACCCCAAAGTTCCACATAGTCCGTGTCCGCTCCATTCCATTCCGAACGACGCAGTTTCTGTGACAGCTGTATGTATCCTTCCACTAAACTACAATGTTGAATAATCTTTTCTTTCAGATCATTTGACAGTTGTTTTGAGGCTCCCATATATCCACTCTTTAGAGATGATGCAAATAGGAGAACAatttgaaatttgccattttaaaTACCCTTTCTCATGATAGGCTTTAACTGTGTACAGGTATGTACAGTGCAGGACCAAAAATTGGATTCACTTTCTCATTTGTGCGTTTTAcagtattttcatgactatttacattataaactctcactgaaggtaatacaaCTAAGAATGAACATGTGTGTAATTATTTACTcagcaaaaaaagcaacaaaaaaaaaggtgaaataagtaaaaacatatataatattCTAGTGTTTTTATAGTTGCCACTAGGGATGTAACGGTACACATaattctcggttcggtacgtacctcggttttgaggtcacggttcggctcattttcggtacagtaagaaaacaaaatgcaaaatataaatgtgctagttgtttattacacacttttgtgctttcaacaatcggaacattagcctatacaaagctagaattctgctcaaaaacagaaaatacaatattctgaaatgaagatatttagaaaaacaaaataaaaataaaaaacattggctcagactttttctttaaacaaatatctgatgtgcaaaattgaacagttgcaacactgaacagtttcaagtttctcatattaactttatgaccacagcctcgaaaagtaagagttacatttagggctgtcaaacgattgaaatttttaatcgagctaatcacagcttaaaaattaattaatcgcaattcaaaccatctctaaagtatgccatatttttctgtaaattatttttggaatggaaagataagacacaagacggatatatacatatatgtatataaataaattatttattatatattgttataaatttgacagcactagataaCGTCAATAACTCGTTCGGTatacctccgttccg encodes:
- the gap43 gene encoding neuromodulin, whose protein sequence is MLCCIRRTKPVEKNEDVDQKIEQDGTPNKPEDNKAHKAATKIQASFRGHITRKKMKDGEEEKDGDNPAAAEEATEGGEEVKKAEAEEGNATEEKEKKEEETSQAKSPVAEKPANSPAAAVPSPAGAATSPVGAAPAACPAASSEPPKEEPKAEEKAEEKPKEVEAPAAAKSPTTATVEEKAEEKKEAARQADVPAAVSPAAEKEELDQTKDKDAADESKAEDDTPADAAPEATESKED